A genomic segment from Diadema setosum chromosome 11, eeDiaSeto1, whole genome shotgun sequence encodes:
- the LOC140235133 gene encoding lengsin-like: protein MDGILDLLEKNNITLVRFEQIDMYGISQCRAVPIKHFKTSAEHGVNFSKGLLIFDPRGYPFENSGYGEEIHYEDCRVFPDLDTFAILPWMKNTARVLVEGEMNGKKVPIYPRVVARRQLDRLADYDLSLWSAHEHEFYAVKTDTMEPIDHESYAFSSLRLSADEDFIQQIVVDLPKAGVDVECVTFETCAGHMEVTYRPEFGIKAADTAYTYKLGIKEIALKHGYVASFMSKPWPQEHGSSAHYCHSLWDAAGKVPKLYDASSSTGLSEIGEYWVAGLLAHARAISVLMAPTVNCLKRFKRHSFAPYNATWGPDNRTCAIRVKIQGEKGTYIENRLGASGCNPYISMAATIAAGLDGIVNKLPLPKGIDGASSAYDDEYVPPLTPALPTNMEEAVEALLADEVITSALGEEFIKCFVAAKKHEMKLEKEAIEKDRLEEWEREFLFFMM, encoded by the coding sequence ATGGATGGCATTTTGGATCTTCTCGAAAAGAACAACATTACTCTGGTACGCTTCGAGCAAATTGATATGTATGGTATATCACAGTGTCGCGCTGTTCCCATCAAACATTTCAAGACGTCGGCGGAGCATGGTGTTAACTTCTCCAAGGGTTTGCTCATATTTGACCCAAGGGGATATCCCTTCGAAAATAGTGGCTATGGAGAAGAAATTCATTACGAAGACTGTCGGGTGTTTCCCGACTTGGACACTTTCGCGATTCTACCTTGGATGAAAAATACAGCTCGTGTGTTGGTGGAGGGTGAGATGAACGGGAAAAAAGTTCCTATATACCCACGAGTTGTTGCAAGACGTCAGCTTGATCGCTTAGCTGACTATGATCTTTCCCTGTGGTCTGCACATGAACATGAGTTTTACGCGGTGAAGACGGATACCATGGAGCCCATCGATCACGAATCGTACGCGTTCTCCTCGCTTCGCCTCTCTGCAGACGAGGACTTTATCCAACAGATCGTGGTTGACCTGCCAAAAGCAGGGGTCGACGTCGAGTGCGTCACGTTCGAGACGTGTGCAGGTCACATGGAGGTCACCTACAGACCAGAGTTTGGGATAAAGGCCGCCGATACAGCTTACACATATAAATTGGGAATCAAGGAAATAGCGTTGAAGCATGGATATGTAGCTAGTTTCATGAGTAAACCATGGCCTCAGGAGCACGGTAGTTCTGCGCATTACTGTCATTCTTTGTGGGATGCAGCAGGAAAGGTCCCCAAACTATATGATGCTTCGAGTTCAACTGGCCTGTCAGAAATTGGAGAGTACTGGGTGGCAGGGCTCCTGGCTCACGCCAGGGCTATATCAGTTTTGATGGCACCTACAGTCAACTGCTTGAAAAGATTCAAGCGTCATTCTTTTGCCCCCTATAACGCTACCTGGGGTCCAGACAACCGCACCTGCGCCATCCGAGTCAAGATTCAGGGAGAGAAAGGGACATACATCGAAAATCGACTTGGTGCGTCAGGTTGCAATCCCTATATAAGTATGGCGGCCACCATTGCAGCAGGATTGGACGGAATTGTCAATAAGCTACCCTTACCCAAAGGAATAGACGGGGCGAGCAGTGCGTATGATGACGAATACGTTCCACCACTGACACCAGCACTGCCAACCAACATGGAGGAGGCTGTGGAAGCTCTGTTAGCTGATGAGGTGATCACGTCTGCATTGGGAGAAGAGTTCATCAAGTGTTTTGTTGCCGCCAAAAAGCACGAGATGAAGCTAGAGAAAGAAGCAATAGAGAAGGACAGACTGGAAGAATGGGAAAGAGAATTTCTCTTCTTTATGATGTAA
- the LOC140235101 gene encoding lengsin-like codes for MDRAVKLIDLFDIKSVRFEQSDVYGIPHCKLIPVKHFRDKAIHGQNFCLGYLSFNPHGEPIDGTGFGEEIHYEDAVCFPDLATFQVLPWCKKTARVLVEGVYEGKVVEAYPRVIARRQLERLEEMGYSLFSAHEFEFYLLDEKTKEPVDRSTNANATSRLFKIQDFTQDVLEGLPAAGVDVEFVGTESATGQIEITYRPEFGIRAADNGHTYKSGIKEIAQKHGYMASFMSKPWADKPGSSAHFCHSLWDVSGEKPLLYDASQPLKLSAIGQHWVAGLHAHAGALALLMGPTINCLKRYKPFSFAPSNATWGMDNRTCAFRVKIQGGRGTYIENRMGASACNPYISLAATVAAGIDGIINRLPLPERVIGDAYKDEDIPPLTPKLPNTMQEAIDSLLADEVITSSLGHDFIKCFVAGKRNEIKLENAARERGDEEEKWERDYFFEVI; via the coding sequence ATGGATCGAGCGGTGAAGTTGATCGATCTCTTTGACATCAAATCGGTGCGCTTCGAGCAGAGCGACGTGTACGGCATTCCGCACTGCAAGCTGATCCCTGTAAAACACTTCAGAGATAAAGCGATCCACGGTCAGAATTTCTGCCTGGGCTACCTGTCGTTCAACCCTCACGGGGAGCCGATCGATGGCACCGGGTTCGGCGAGGAGATTCATTACGAGGACGCTGTTTGCTTTCCCGACCTGGCCACCTTTCAGGTACTTCCGTGGTGCAAGAAAACAGCGCGGGTCTTGGTCGAGGGTGTTTACGAAGGGAAAGTGGTGGAAGCGTACCCGAGGGTCATCGCTCGTAGACAACTTGAGCGCCTGGAAGAAATGGGTTACTCTCTATTCTCCGCGCACGAGTTCGAATTCTACCTCCTGGACGAGAAGACGAAAGAACCCGTCGATAGGTCTACCAACGCAAACGCGACGTCGCGTCTATTCAAGATCCAGGATTTCACCCAGGACGTGTTAGAAGGTCTGCCCGCGGCTGGAGTGGATGTCGAATTTGTCGGCACGGAATCGGCGACGGGCCAGATCGAGATCACCTACCGGCCCGAGTTTGGTATCCGGGCGGCGGACAATGGACACACCTATAAGAGTGGTATCAAGGAGATCGCGCAGAAACATGGATACATGGCCAGCTTTATGTCGAAGCCATGGGCAGACAAACCAGGTTCTTCGGCACACTTTTGTCACTCGCTCTGGGACGTCAGCGGAGAAAAGCCCCTCCTCTACGATGCTTCTCAACCTCTAAAGCTGTCAGCCATAGGCCAGCATTGGGTGGCGGGATTACACGCGCACGCCGGTGCACTAGCGCTCCTCATGGGTCCAACCATTAACTGTTTGAAGCGATACAAGCCGTTTAGTTTCGCTCCGAGCAACGCGACATGGGGAATGGACAATCGAACCTGCGCATTTCGGGTGAAGATTCAGGGAGGGCGTGGCACGTACATTGAAAACAGAATGGGAGCCAGTGCGTGTAATCCGTATATAAGTCTGGCCGCAACAGTCGCTGCTGGCATTGACGGCATCATCAACCGCTTGCCTCTCCCCGAACGAGTCATCGGAGATGCGTACAAAGATGAAGACATCCCGCCGCTGACTCCAAAACTGCCGAACACCATGCAGGAGGCCATTGATAGTCTACTGGCCGATGAGGTGATTACCTCTTCTCTCGGACACGATTTCATTAAGTGTTTTGTGGCTGGAAAGCGTAACGAAATCAAACTTGAAAATGCAGCGAGAGAGCGAGGTGACGAAGAGGAGAAATGGGAACGTGATTATTTCTTCGAAGTCATATGA